CAAGTAATTCGAAATCTTCACCAGCTTTTAGACGCAATGCTCCCATCGCTTCAGCAACGACATTTGCTTTGTCAGCGCCAAATAAGATGATGTCACCAGTTTGTGCATTAGTACGTGCAACAATTTGATTAACGATATCTTCGTTTAAGAATTTAAGTACTGGAGATTGAATTCCTTCAATACCTGCACTTAAATCATTAATCTTCATCCACGCTAAGCCTTTAGCGCCGTATATGCCAGCGTACTTAGTGTAGTTATCAATTTGCTTACGAGACAGTGATGCACCTGTTGGGATACGAAGCGCAGCAACACGACCTTCTTCATCGTTAGCAGGACTACTAAATACTGCAAATTCAACATCTTTCACCAAATCCGCAACGTCCACTAACTCAAGTGGATTACGTAAATCAGGTTTGTCTGAACCATAACGCGCCATCGCTTCTGCATATGACATACGAGGAAACTCGCCTAATTCAACATTCATTAAATCGCTGAACAAGCCACGAACCATAGTCTCAGTTTTTTCCATTACCTGCTCAGCAGACATGAAAGAAGTTTCGATATCAATTTGAGTAAATTCTGGTTGGCGATCTGCACGCAAATCTTCATCACGGAAACATTTAACGATTTGGTAATAGCGATCAAAACCAGACATCATCAATAACTGTTTAAACAGCTGTGGAGATTGTGGCAAAGCAAAGAATTGACCTTTATAAGTACGACTTGGTACTAAATAATCACGAGCACCTTCTGGAGTCGCTTTAGTCAAAATAGGTGTTTCGATATCTAAGAACCCACTATCGTCTAAGAAACGACGCACAGCGCTAGTAACTTTCGAGCGGAATACTAAACGGTCAGCCATTTCAGGACGACGTAAGTCAAGGTAGCGATATTTTAACCGCTGCTCTTCACTGTTGTTTTGATGATTGTCCATGCTTAAAGGCAGTGGCGCAGAAGCATTGATAATGGTTAGGCCTTGGCCTAATACTTCAATTTCGCCAGTTTTCATTTGTGCATTGATTTGACTGTCAGGTCTTGCACGTACTAAACCTTTAACTTGTACGCAGAACTCACCACGTAAGCTGCTCGCTATTTTGAAAACGTCTTCCAAGTCTGGATCGTAAACAACTTGAACAATCCCTTCTCTGTCACGAAGATCTAAAAATATAACACCACCTAAATCGCGGCTACGGTTAACCCAACCGACTAAGGTGACTTCTTGACCAAGATGAGACTTATTAACGTCTCCACAATAATGACTGCGCATTTAACTCTACCCTTTGTTCGGAAATAGGTGTCTAAAAAACAATTTATTTTGGCATTATATTAAAATAATGCAGGCAACTATAGCACTTATAATACGTCAAAAACGTGATTATTAAACGTGTGCTACATTTTTGCATGGAAGTATCAATTAGTTTACTGCAATTGAACAGACTTTAGGGAAAGTTCCCTTTGTAACCGAGTAAAAAAACAGCAAATACTATGATTTATTGTATTTAACTGCTTAAAACCCATTAGTTAGTTAAAAGCTGTGCTTATCACCGCCTTGCTTTTTGACCTTATACATTTTCTTATCTGCAGTTTGCAGTAAAGCAATAGCGTCATCTCCATCATCAGGGTACACGGCAATGCCTATACTAGCTGATGCGGTTAAAGTGATTCCATCGACTAAAAAAGGATCAGATAAGACCTTGATGATATTGTCAGCAACTTTAGCTGCGCACTCAGCGCTTTCGACTTTATTTAGCAAGATAACAAACTCATCACCACCAAAACGCGAAACCGTATCAGATTTACGTACAACCGACTTTAATGCCGAAGCTATGTGTATCAGCAAACTATCACCGATATGATGTCCGTATTGATCGTTTACATTTTTAAATTTATCTAAATCAATAAACAATAGAGCAAATTTAACTTGTTCACGTTCATGGGCCTTGACTGCACACGCCAATCTGTCATCCAGTAAACCACGGTTTGGTAATTGAGTAACTGGATCATGCTCTGCAACAAATTTAATTTTTTGCTCTGCATTTTTTCTAAGTGCTATTTCTAATTTAAGACGTTTGTTAGCTAAAAAGACCGCAAAGGTAATCACGCTAATAACCAGTAGACCAAGTAAAACAATGTTGAACCATTTTTGATATTTATCAGCTTCTGAACGTAGGTCAACTGCAACCCATTTTTGGTACATTTGTTGCTGTTTCGTCTCATCGATAGTTTCGATTGCTCGATTAAGTAATGGAATTAACTCTTTTAGTTTTGGATAAACCCCAATATGACTTCTTTGTTCAGTTAAATCAGCCACTAATGCCATTTTCAAATCAGGAAACTCACCTTCATTTAATGCATAGGCAAGCGTGACGACTTGTTCAATGAACAAATCAACATTACCAGATGAAACGGCTTTTAATCCGTGTTGTGTGCTGTCAACTAGAACAATTTCAAGCCCAGGGAATTGTTGTTGCAACAGATTTATTAAGTTATAACCCTTAACCACTGCAATCCGTTTACCATTATACTGGCTTAAATTAAATAACGGTTGTTGAGTTAAACTAGTGGCAATCGCCCACGGTGATGGCCAATAACCTTCTGTAAACTCGAGTGCAGGTTCGCGATTTTTATTCTTCGCCATGCTGCCTACTAAATGAATACTACCGTTTTTTAAATCTTTATTGAGCCTGTCCCAGTTCTGATAAGCAACAGGGATGATATCAATATCTAATTGGTCAGTGATTATTTCGATGACTTCTTTATTAATGCCAGAAAACTCACCTAATTCATTTTGATATTCCATTGGCGCCCATTGTGTTAAGTAACCCAACTTGATCGCACCTAAAGAATCTATGTATTTCTTCTCTTTATTACTGATGTAAATTTGCTTATCTACTATAGAGAATGTTCTATCAGCCTTATTTAATAACCACTTCTGTTCAAGTTTAGCCATTTCAAAGTCACTGATTAATTTAAAACCATTTGCAATACGTTCAGCCAGTTCAGCGTCTTCAACCCTTGTCAGGTTATAGATTTGGGTATTGAAATCTAAGTCATTAAATTGGTAGAAGTCGGACCAAGACTTGTGATGCAACAAGTAATGTGCTGTATAGGCACTGGATGCAACAAAACCAGCAATGTCGCCATCACGACTTGCCTTAATCAATTGCTCAACAGATTCGTAATATCGAATTTGCGCGTTAGGAAGGACTTTTCTTAATTCGATAATGTATGGTGATGTTGCGAATAAACCTATACGTTGACCATCAAGTTCGCTGATGTCTTTAATTTCTTTGTTATAGCTAAAAAAGCGACTTTTAACTGAATAGAAATGATTCGCTCGATTAAGTCCTGTATTAATTTCATCACTTTCAGGGTATCCAATATGCACATCAGCATGGCCATCTTTAATAAGCTCAATACTGCCATTCATATCACTGGGTATAAAGTCAATTGCGATTCCTGTTTTCTCAGACCAAAGGTGCCATAAATCGACAAATAATCCATGTGGGAAGCCATCTAAACCAATATCAACAAAAGGCTCGACTTTCATTTGCATAGCGATAAGTATGCCGTTTGATTCACGGCGATATCCAAACCAACGTTTTTCAACTTCATCAATATGACTCGTGGAGATTTGTTTGAAGCCTTCATTAATCAACGGCAACCAAGATTTATTGGAGATTAATACGGCGGGTGCTAAATCTATTTCATTGATCAAAATTCGTGATGATATATGAAAGTTATTAGCTAACTCGAAGTTAATCGGAATTCCTTGGTTATAACCTTGAATCGTCGCGAATGCGTACAGCTCTCCAGCAACAACTGCATCATATAAAGCTTTTTTAGTTTTAAAGTTTTTGAATGTCAGGCTGGGTTCTATTGCCAGTAAGTCATCTTTGTGGGACGTACCTTCAATAATGCCAATTTTAAATGGCCTAATATCCTCAACATTTTTTTTGTCTGCGATGTCTTTATGAAGATATAAATAAGAATTAAGTGAGGAAACTTTTTCGCCATATGAAAATTGTTGTTGTCTTTCGTCGGTAATCGCCATTCCAATATGAATGTCGACATCACTATCAGCTAATTTTTGTAAAGATTCTTTCCACTGCATAGGTTTAAAATGCACTTTAATGCCTGTTACAGAGGACCATTCACGCCATATATCAACCATTACTCCTGCAGCATTACCATTGTCATCAACAAATTGATAAGGATAAGCATCCTCACTCATTGAAATAGTCATCGATTGGGGCATCGATGATACAGTGGTTATTGTATTGATCTCATCTGCCACCACAGGCAACGTCATCAAAATAAACAGTAAATAAGTAAAAATAGTGCTAATTAACTTCAAGCCCGTTCCTTTGTGCTAAGTTTTGAATGAAAAATCATTCTATTAGTCGTTATTTGTTTAATTTGTTCTTAACTACACACCTTTAAACAGTTGTCACTTTGTTAACTGGACATAGGTTTGTTTGTAAATGATTTTAATTTTTTGTTTATCATACCGATTTATATCGGCCATTTAACCAACTAGATTAAATTTTTACCCTAATTTAAGTAAATAAACAAAATAAAACAAAAAATACCAATAGGATACTTGCTGCTATTTGCTAGGATTGGCTAAAATGAAGCTATTATTTTTTCAAGTTACCTCAGATGAACTCTCAACTAGATACAATATACGCAGCAGCAACTGACAAAATATCCGATTTTCAGTTCGATAATCGTGTTGCTGGTGTATTTAATGACATGATTAGACGGTCGGTGCCAGGTTACACCCAAATCATTAATACTATTGGTGATTTCGCTGACCGCTATGTTACACCTAAATCTAATGTTTACGACTTAGGTAGCTCTTTAGGCTCAGCAACACTAAGCATTCGTCGTCAAATAGAGCAGCGTCAATGCAGAATTATTGCTGTCGATAATAGTGAGTCAATGGTATCTCGTTGCCAAGAGAATTTATCTGCCTATGTCAGCGATACGGAAGTAGAACTAATTTGTGGTGACATTCGTGATATCGACATTACCAATGCCTCAATGGTCGTGCTTAATTTCACGCTACAATTTCTTCCCGTAACCGATAGAGACGAATTGATTGCTAAGATTTATCAAGGTTTACTCCCTGGCGGCATATTAGTGATATCAGAAAAATTACGGTTTGAAGACAATGTGATTCAGACCTTATTAGATGAACAGCATTTAGATTTCAAACGCGCAAATGGATACAGCGAATTAGAGATTAGCCAAAAACGCAGTGCACTTGAAAATGTTATGCGTCCAGATAGTTTATCCATGCACCAACAACGCTTC
This window of the Shewanella goraebulensis genome carries:
- the aspS gene encoding aspartate--tRNA ligase translates to MRSHYCGDVNKSHLGQEVTLVGWVNRSRDLGGVIFLDLRDREGIVQVVYDPDLEDVFKIASSLRGEFCVQVKGLVRARPDSQINAQMKTGEIEVLGQGLTIINASAPLPLSMDNHQNNSEEQRLKYRYLDLRRPEMADRLVFRSKVTSAVRRFLDDSGFLDIETPILTKATPEGARDYLVPSRTYKGQFFALPQSPQLFKQLLMMSGFDRYYQIVKCFRDEDLRADRQPEFTQIDIETSFMSAEQVMEKTETMVRGLFSDLMNVELGEFPRMSYAEAMARYGSDKPDLRNPLELVDVADLVKDVEFAVFSSPANDEEGRVAALRIPTGASLSRKQIDNYTKYAGIYGAKGLAWMKINDLSAGIEGIQSPVLKFLNEDIVNQIVARTNAQTGDIILFGADKANVVAEAMGALRLKAGEDFELLEGEWRPMWVVDFPMFEKINGGYHAVHHPFTAPRGVTAKELEANPGAAISDAYDMVLNGCELGGGSVRIHNADMQSAVFRILGIDDKEANEKFGFLLEALRYGTPPHAGLAFGLDRIIMLMTGASSIRDVMAFPKTTTAACPLTNAPGFANPQQLVDLGISVIEQEKPAADE
- a CDS encoding diguanylate cyclase domain-containing protein, whose translation is MKLISTIFTYLLFILMTLPVVADEINTITTVSSMPQSMTISMSEDAYPYQFVDDNGNAAGVMVDIWREWSSVTGIKVHFKPMQWKESLQKLADSDVDIHIGMAITDERQQQFSYGEKVSSLNSYLYLHKDIADKKNVEDIRPFKIGIIEGTSHKDDLLAIEPSLTFKNFKTKKALYDAVVAGELYAFATIQGYNQGIPINFELANNFHISSRILINEIDLAPAVLISNKSWLPLINEGFKQISTSHIDEVEKRWFGYRRESNGILIAMQMKVEPFVDIGLDGFPHGLFVDLWHLWSEKTGIAIDFIPSDMNGSIELIKDGHADVHIGYPESDEINTGLNRANHFYSVKSRFFSYNKEIKDISELDGQRIGLFATSPYIIELRKVLPNAQIRYYESVEQLIKASRDGDIAGFVASSAYTAHYLLHHKSWSDFYQFNDLDFNTQIYNLTRVEDAELAERIANGFKLISDFEMAKLEQKWLLNKADRTFSIVDKQIYISNKEKKYIDSLGAIKLGYLTQWAPMEYQNELGEFSGINKEVIEIITDQLDIDIIPVAYQNWDRLNKDLKNGSIHLVGSMAKNKNREPALEFTEGYWPSPWAIATSLTQQPLFNLSQYNGKRIAVVKGYNLINLLQQQFPGLEIVLVDSTQHGLKAVSSGNVDLFIEQVVTLAYALNEGEFPDLKMALVADLTEQRSHIGVYPKLKELIPLLNRAIETIDETKQQQMYQKWVAVDLRSEADKYQKWFNIVLLGLLVISVITFAVFLANKRLKLEIALRKNAEQKIKFVAEHDPVTQLPNRGLLDDRLACAVKAHEREQVKFALLFIDLDKFKNVNDQYGHHIGDSLLIHIASALKSVVRKSDTVSRFGGDEFVILLNKVESAECAAKVADNIIKVLSDPFLVDGITLTASASIGIAVYPDDGDDAIALLQTADKKMYKVKKQGGDKHSF
- the cmoA gene encoding carboxy-S-adenosyl-L-methionine synthase CmoA, whose protein sequence is MNSQLDTIYAAATDKISDFQFDNRVAGVFNDMIRRSVPGYTQIINTIGDFADRYVTPKSNVYDLGSSLGSATLSIRRQIEQRQCRIIAVDNSESMVSRCQENLSAYVSDTEVELICGDIRDIDITNASMVVLNFTLQFLPVTDRDELIAKIYQGLLPGGILVISEKLRFEDNVIQTLLDEQHLDFKRANGYSELEISQKRSALENVMRPDSLSMHQQRFTDNGFSHSTVWFQCFNFASMVAIK